GAGCAATCGGCTACGGGGATATCATATTTTTGTTGATGATATTTCGCTGGTTCATGTCAATTTTTCCGATCGCTTCAGTGAAGCTGTCGAAGCCAAGCAAATTGCGGAACAGGAAGCCAAGCGAGCGGAGTTTTTGACCCTGAAAGCCGCCCGAGAAGCGGAAGCAAGGGTTAATTGGGCCAGGGGTGAGGCCGAAGCACAACGACTCCTCAAAGAACACCTGACCCCAGAGTTAATTCAACGCCAGGCGATCGAGCGGTGGAATGGTCAATTACCGACCATCATCGGTAGCGAAGGATTAAAGCTCTTTAACCTAGAATCTCCGCCCAAGGCTGTAAATTCCACCCCAAATCGCTAGGAAAGGGATTGCTACTCTTGAAAGCTCAAACCATCCGGCAAGGTTAGGATTCCGAACTGCACCAACGCCACCACCAAAATTGTATAGGCCGTGGAAGACAGCAATCCTGTGACCAGCGTTTTCCGAAAACTTTTATTTTGATCCTCCTTTTGAACCATTTCCGTCGCCCCAAATTGCATCATCAGAATTCCCACCACATTCGAGAGCCAATAGCCCACGATCGCACCCCCGAAAAAACTGTGCGGAATTAGCCAATTGCAGAGCGCACCAAAGCCATAGGCGATCGGCAGATTAAAAATCAAATCATTCCACCAGCACAGTGGCGAGAGCAGATAGCCCACAACAACCAGCAGCCCACCTTTCAATTTTTTCAGGAGTTTGAATCCCAGCGTTTGGGATTCTACCGCTGTGATTTCTTGCTGAAACTGAGCAATCGCTTGGGCATCTTGACGGGTTGCCCCATTGGTTGCATTGGCGGTGTTCATGGCTGTGTTAAGGGATTCATCAATGGGCAACGGATGGGTGGGTGAGGGTTGGGAAGTCATAGATTCCATAGTTGTGATCAAAGGATTGCGGTAGAGAGACACAATAACTTGGCATTGCTTGGTTGAAAGTTAACCAAAGTCATTGTTTCAGCAAGAATCAAAGTCATTTTTTAATGACTTAAGTTTAGCCCATAAAACCAAATTGACATTAGCGGCACAAGGAAGGTCAGAATTAAGTTCAATGGAATTCCCACCCTGGTGAAGTCTAAGAATTTGTAGCCTCCTGGCCCATAAACCATTGTATTAGTTTGATAACCGATCGGGGTTAGGTAGCTATTTGAAGCCGCAAACATCACCACCAGCATGAACGGCAAAGTGTAGAATTCCAGGGTTTCCGCAACCTTCACCGCGATGGGCAACATTAATAAAACCGCCGCATTATTAGACAGGGCTTCAGTGAAGAGGGTTGTTACGCCATAGAACAAAACTAACAGCCAAAACCCCGAAAGATGTCCTCCCACTTGCGTTAATTGTGATGCTAACCAGTCAGTAGCTCCTGATTTTTCCATAGCGGTTCCTAGGGGCATCAGACCCGCCAGGAGAAAGATAATATCCCAGCGAATGACTCGGTAAATTTCTCGAGGCCGCAAAATTCCCGTGGCAATTACCAAGACAACACCCGCCAGAGCGCTAACCAAAATGGGAACCGTTTCCGTGGCAGCAGCCAGCACGGTTCCTAGGGCGATCGCCAGGGCTAAACCAGCCTTGTCCCGCTTTAAGGGTTCCAGTTCTCGCGGTTCTACTACTAATAATTCAGGGCTGGATTGCAGGCCGCGCAAACTGTCATGTGGCCCTTGCACCAATAGAACATCACCAAACCGCAAACGAACATCCCGCAACCGTTCGCACAAGCAATCTTGTCCACGACGAATGGCTAAAACCGTGGAGTTATATCGTTGCCGAAATCGCAGTTCTTGTAAGCTAGAACCGATGAGGCTAGAGTTCGAAATAATTAAGGCTTCCGCAATCGATCGCTCGTTAGATTCGAGGGAAAATTTGGCATCGGGTAGGATTTCCAGCCCCCGTTCATCCTTCAGGGTCAGCAGGCGATCGCGGTTGCAGCGAACCAGCAAAATATCCCCTGCCATTAACAGCCAATCGTGGCTTACAGGTCTATAGGTAATGCCATCGCGAATCACTTCCAAAACATCAAGATCATATCGGTGATGAAAGTCACTGGCTGGCAGCGATTTCCCAATCAAAGAGGACTGATGGGTCACAATAATTTCGCTGAAATAATCACGCAGCCCATAGTTTTCAACGGTTGAAATTTCACCGGGCTTCCGTCGATCGGGCAGAAGATTGGGAGCCGCCAGTGCCAAGTAGCACAGACCAATCACAAAGACGATCAGGCCCATGGGTGCAAACTCAAACAGGCCAAATTCTCCATAGCCCAGTTGCTTAGAAAGTCCACTGGCTACCACATTGGTTGAAGTACCAATTACTGTAATCGTGCCGCCAAGCACAGTGGCATAGGACAGCGGAATTAATAGCTTTGAGGTAGAGATATTCTGTTTTCGGCACCAATTTTCCACAATCGGAATAAACACCGCCACCACGGCTGTGTTGTTCAGAAATGCTGTGATCGGCCCCACAATTGACCCCAGCACAAAAATTTGACGAGTTGGATTCTTGCCGCCTTTTTGTTGCAGAAATTCACTGACCACTTGAATCGCACCTGTACGTTCGATCGCGGCACTCAGCACAAACATTGCCATAACCGTGATCGTTGCTGAATTACTAAATCCAGCGATTCCCTCTTCGGGAGTGATGAGTCCTAGGAGAATTAGCAAAACAGCAATTCCAATTGCTGTGATATCAACGGGTAACCATTCCACAATGAATAGGAAGAATGTGATCGCCAAAACACCAAGAGTAAGCGCAATAGACATTGTTAGCTACGGTTTTAAGAAAAACCGCTAGAAGCGAAGAGATTTAATTGTCATGAAATTTCTAAGGTTCTTGAGAACAACAACTTAAAATTTCATGATCATTACAAGGCAGATTTTTTTTCAAGCATCCAATCATTTAGTAGAGCACCTAACTGCACCCAGAAAATTATTCAGAGATCAGATCAAAGCACCTTAAACAGGATTGTAGATAGTTCATTCATTAATCTTGACTAAATCGACCGACAAACCGTAGTTTATGGACAAAAAAACGGTTTGTCGGTAAACTATCACTCAATCTCTTGGGACTCATCTAACTCTGCAATGGTGATTAATTCAGCCATCAAGGATTCTACCCTTTGCCGTTTTAGGGGATCGTTCAAAGCTCCCGACTGCTGTAACCGACGATAGGTATAACTCCAACGATCTCGCAGAGAGCTGGGTAAGTTGGAAGTTGTTTCAGGACTGTTGAGGCTGGCTACCTGTTTACGAATTTCGGAGAGTGATAAATCTCGTGAAATTGCTTCTTGTAATAGATGATTTTGTTGATTGGGTTGCCGAACTCTGGAAATGGCCAACGCTTTGGTGTAGGACAACTGACCTTGGCGCAACGCATTGAGAATGGCTTCTGGCAGCTTCAGCAGGGGCAGCCGATTGCTGACAAAGGACTCCCAAGTCATGGTTCCGATCGACTGGAAAATGGTGCGAATCGTCTCTCGTTCTGCATTACCCATAACGTTATGAGTTTTTTTGCCCTTGGCTTGATTTCGCAAGCGGTGCAACAGCAAAACGATCGACTCAGCAGGCTGTTGAAGCTCCAGGGACAGCAATTTTAAAATACTTTCGGTTTCCTCGATCGGGTTGAGATCTTCACGCTGCAAATTTTCCAGAAGGGCAATTCGCAGGGCTTCCCGATCGCTCAGGGCCCGAATAATTACGGGTACTTGCGATAGACCAACCTTTTGGGCCGCACGATATCGCCGCTCACCAGCTACTAATTCATAGCGCCGCTCATCAATGGGACGAACTAACAGCGGCTCCAAAATTCCATATTGGGCGATCGATTGAGCAAGGCTATGGAGGGCAATCGGGTCAAAATACCGTCTTGGCTGACTGCTTGGAAGCTGTATATCACTGAGGGCCAAGGTCGTGGGGTACTGAGCTTGGCTATGGAGAGGCACCACAGAAGATTCCTGGGACAATTCTTTAAGTTCTAGGGGGCGAAGTTGGGGATTGACAGCGCTCATTGGGTTAGCAATTCCAGGTTTAGCGCAGTTGCAAATGGCATTTTGCAGTTGCTTTTGACCTAAAATACTATATCCCGATCAAAAAACCGTACTTTATCTGGAAATTACCCAACGGGTCTCGCCCATCATTGGCGCACGACTGGCTCAGCACTGGCTCAGCAGTGACGCATCATTGGCTGATCAATGGTCTATTCCTAACTAATAACTGACTAGTAATTGCTCAAAAACCCGAGAAATTTTGGTCTGAAAGCGCTGTCGATGGCGCAACTTCAAAAAGGGGCGACGAATTTCCAAAACCGATGACTGCTCGGGATCAATGATCGGAACCGCACGCATAGTCCGAAGCTGCAACTCTTTTTCAACGATCAGTTCTGAAATGGCTGCCGCTCCCACGCCTTCCTCCACCAGAACTTTCACCATTTCTCCGGTGGTTAGCACCAGGGCGATCGGCAAACTTGAAGGATCCACCTGCCAACTCAATAAGGCTTCTTCAAATCGCTGTTGAGTGCCCGATCCTGGTTCGCGCATTAACCAAGCCGTTTCTGACAATTGATGGGTTTCCACAAATGGCAGCTCAAACCAAGGGTGCGAAGGGCCCACCACAATCACTAGGCGATCGCCCCCAACAATGGCCTTTTCTAAGTGCCGTTGGGTTGAGGGCAACACTTCCCCTTCAATTAATCCCAAATCAAACGCGCCCGTCGCCGTTCCTGTGCAAATTTCCTCAGTATTAGCGAGGGTGCAATTCACCACAATGCCCGGATGACGACGCTTAAATTCTCCAATTTTGCGCGGTAGCCAATAATTCCCGATCGTGAGGCTAGACCCCAAATGCAATTCTCCTCGCTGCATTTCATTGAGTTCACGCAAGCCTCGTTCTGTCAAAGCCACCCGATCGAGAATATCCCTAGCTTCTGCTTGCAACAATCGCCCAGCATCCGTCAGTTCTACGCGCCGCCCAATGCGATGAAACAGACGCAGACCATAACTGTCTTCTAGGGACTGAATTGCAGCGCTCACCGCAGGCTGCGTTAGATAAAGGGACTCTGCGGCTCGCGTGAAGTGTAAATATTCCGCAACCGCCAAGAAAATTTGCAACCGATCAAGCGTTATTCCAGACATTTCACCAAACTTAAAATTTCAATTAAAATCTCGATCTATTTTCAAAATTTCCGTTCATCGCGAGAATTTTTGGCTTCTTTCAACCAAGATTTCGAGCTTGTTGAGGTTCTCATCAATTTTATTGATGGTTTTGAGAAAAAACAGTAGTTGCTTAAACTCAGCCAACTCCTTAATCTGTAGTTAATTTGATCGATGTGCTCCAAAATACTTGTCAAAGCAACATCGATATGCAACACGAACAGCAACAGAATTCACAGACTGAACGAGTCATGAATGCCTAGTCATCAATCATAGAGAGTTATCCCTTTTACTTCAGATAACTTTCAGGCTTCAGATCAGTTCATCACTCAGTATTCTGGTCTCATTGAGGGATCGCATGACTACAGAACTTGCAGTGAACCGTAGTGTTCACGGTCTCAAGGCAGAATGTTTACCCTTTGGTGAAGTTCTTGGCCAATCCATCGCGGTAATCGCTCCGATCACAACCCCTGCCGCTAACTTAGGGTTAGTCTTTGCCCTGGCGGGAAATGGCACTTGTCTTAGCTTTTTGTTGGGAACGATCGGGCTGATTTTTGTCAGTATCAACATCAATCAATTTGCCCGTCGTTCCGCCTCTCCCGGATCGCTCTACACCTACATTTCCAAAGGTCTTGGCCCCACAGCCGGTGTTATCTGTGGTTGGGGTCTTCTGCTGGGCTATTTGCTCACGGGGATGGCGGTTCTTTGTGGCTTTGCCAATTTTGGTCAAATCTTTTTAGGCAGTTTGGGCATTCACACCCACATCATCACCCTGCTGGCTTTAGGAACCGTGGTTGCTTGGTATGCCGCCTACCGAGATATCGAATTATCAGCAAGAACATTGTTGATTTTGGAAGGCATTTCTGTTCTGTTCATTTTGCTCTTGGGGGGAATTGTTTGGGCTAAAACAGGCTTTGCCCTTGATCCACTACAGTTGACCTTAGCTGGTGCAACCCCCAGCGGTGTTGCCATGGGATTAGTGTTAGTGGTTTTTGGCTTTTCTGGTTTTGAAAGTGCCACCACTCTTGGGGATGAAGCGCAAAAACCCCTATCCAGTATTCCGAAGGCTGTCCTAGGCAGCACAGTGCTTTCGGGGTTGTTTTTCTTGGTTATGGCCTATATCGGTGTGGTGGGGTTCAATCATGCCGGAGGAAATTTGGCAGGTCATGAAGAGCCTCTCAGTTTCTTAGCTACCTGGGCTGGTGTTGGATTCCTGGGCCAAGCGATCGGGATTTGTGCGTTGGCTAGCTTTTTCGCTTGTGTTTTAGGCAGCATTAATCCTGCTGCTCGCATCTTTTTCACCATGGCGCGGCATGGTCTCTTTCACTCGGCTTTTGGTGAAGCCCACGACACCAATAGCACGCCCCATATTGCTGTTTCTTTCATCTCCGTTCTACTCTTTTTAGTGCCTGCTTCAATGACCATTTTTGGTCTTAAGGCCTTCGAATCCATGGCGTATTTGGGCACGATGTGTACCTATGGATTTTTGGTGACCTACATTTTGGTATCGATCGCTGCGCCGGTTTATCTCTATCGAATTGGCAAATTAAAGCCCATTGATGGGGTCATTGGTCTGCTGGGCGCTGGTTTCATGATGTTGCCAATTTTGGGCATGGTCGGAATTCCTGGAAGTACTTGGTTTCCCGTGCCGGAAGCACCTTACGATGCATTTCCCAAGCTCTTTTTGCTTTACCTAGGTTTGGGTTGTGGCTGGTTTTTCTGGCAGCGATCGCGCTCTCCCAAAATGATTCGGCGAATGCAGCACTCGATCGAAGCGATCTATGTCCGGTTTGAAGAGTCCGAAGATGCTGACTGCTAATCGATTGCTTGGTTCAATCTCGATCGGCTCTACTTCACTTCTAGTCCCTTCTTCTGCAACCCTTTCCTATGGACAACTTACTGACCGTAATCCCCACGAGTGTTGCTGCCTTTGCAGCCACAAACATTGACGATATTGCAATCCTGATGTTGCTTTTTTCTCAGGTCAATGCCAATTTTCGTCATTACCACGTGGTCGCTGGGCAATATCTAGGGTTTTCAGCTCTGGTAGGCGCAAGTTTGTTGGGTTTCTTTGGGGGCATGGTTTTGCCCCACCATTGGCTAGGTTTGCTGGGTCTAATCCCGATCGGCATGGGACTGGGCAGATTGTTTGACCGGGGTGAAGATGCCACCGATGAAGAACTAAACCTAGCCATTGACGGCGATGGAACATCACCCCACTGGATGAATTTAGTGGGGCCCCAAAGTCTCAGCGTCGCAGCCATCACGATCGCCAACGGGAGCGACAATGTGGGCATTTACACGCCCTTGTTTTCCCATAGCTCAGTGCCAGAGCTAATTCTAACCATTCTGGTTTTCCTAGTTTTGGTTCCTGTTTGGTGTTACATTGCTCATCGACTCACCCATCAAGCCCAAATTGCAGATTGGTTAGCCCATCGGGGTCAAACCATGGTTCCTCTAGTACTCATCGCGCTCGGGATTTATATCATCCTTGATAGTGGAGCCATGAGTCCGGGTTTGTTGGCTGCTAGCTGCACTTGTTTGGTGGCTTTAACTTGGCGACCCCAGCAACTGAGTGAAGTTCCCGAAAAGGGTGATTCTTGAGACGATCGCTGCGATTCTTACGACTCTTGCAATGCTTTTTGCCCTAAACATCATGTCCGAGCACCATGATTGATCAGCGCCCCTTAGCTGAGCTAGCGATTAGTGCTTTTGTGGCGGGAACCAGTTCCTTCATTGCCACAAATATCGATGATGTGGTGGTGCTGATGGTGTTGTTTGGTCGCCCCGATCGGCTCTTCCGCGATCGACAAATCCTGATCGGGCGCTATCTGGGGTTTGGTCTGATTGTGTTAGCCAGCTTGGTGGGGTTTTGGGGAGGATTACTGCTCCCTTCCTGGTCCATTGGGCTATTGGGCTTTCTCCCGATCGGGATCGGCATTTCGCAACTGCGCGCTTCTCAATCTCAGGAATCAGAATCCTCCGCTCCTGAACTAGATTCGTTCGGATCTGAGCATCAAGCGTTAACCGAGCGATCGCCCAATTTAGCTTTTCGACATCGAGTCAAGAAACTACGTCAATGGCTGCCTTGGCTATCCCCTCAAGTCATCCAAGTGACAATGATTACGCTTGCCTGCGGTGCTGACAACATTGGAATTTACATTCCTCTGTTTGCCTCCTGCAACTGGGTGGAACTCAGCATTATCCTTTGGGTTTTCTTTGCAGGTGTAGGATTGCTTTGTTGGCTAACACGCCGGTTCAGTCGCCATCACATGATCACCCAATGGATTAGCCGATTTGGTCATCAATTTGTTCCTTGGATTTTCATTGCTCTGGGAATAGGAATTTTCTGGGAGAGCAACCTTCCGCAACTGCTATTTTCCTTCATGCTTCCTTAAGCTCAAGATCTTGGCAAAACCAGAGGACTTTGTTAGACTTTTTGAGTCACGAAAGGCTATATCTAGCTCGTTGATTTAGTTGCTTCAATTCAGGTTTTTTAAGGGTTCAACAAGCAAAATCGCTCATTAAATTGCTCACTCTTGAATTAAACCAATCAAAGTAACTCAAAATAGCAATCTTTCTCAAACTTTCACCTCATTTCATTGTTCGAGAACGCATTGAAGCCAATGCATTGGTTTGGAGATTACTAACTGCCACCATGCGGTGATTTTAAACCAGGCAATTCGGTTTGAATGATTGCAAGATTTTGTAGCAACAGAACAGAGTTTTAGGCATCAAATGAAAAGCCTTTCTCGTCAAGGCCCATGCTAGCAGTTTTTGCTTTTTTGTGTTCTTCGAATCTTTTCAGGTTGTTTAATTTTTCCTAAATTGGAAAACCAAAGCAAGAAATCGTGGGCAATTTTTTACAAGCATTAATGTTCAGCCACCCACCATAGTTGGGATCGGCTTGAAGCGTAGAGCATTGCGAAATTTGCAGAATTTTCAGTCATCAATCAGTCATCAAGAGGAAAGAGCATGAACGTTGCCCAAGGGTTTTTAAAGGGTTTTGTCCCAGGGATTGTCCAGAATTTTCTAAGCGGGCAAGGACTGAGAACGGCGGTTTTGGGATCCTTCAGCCGCTGGATGACGATCGGGGGTTGCCTGTTGGTTTTTGTGGTTAATTTGCTTTGCGCTCCTCCGGCCTTAGCCGATCGCCCCTTGAGTGAAAGTTCCGATTACTTGGCAGCCAGCCAAGCCTTGAACCAGCTAACAGCCGAACGTCAGCAAAAGCAGAATGCGGGGGAAGCCATTCCCGAACCCTTGGAATCGCAAATTGAACAACTAACAGCCCAAACCTTTGCGTTGGAGTCCGGCGAGACCTGGGGCCAATGCGAAAACACCAGCGGCCAGGTAGTTGGAGTTTACGGGCCAGAGCCGGATGACGTGGACAACTATCGCTACAACGCTGGTCTTTACTTCTTGGCCAATGGGGAAACCACCGCGATCGAGTGGGACTGCGAAGGGGTTTTGATTCCCAAGGGAACCAAGGCGATCGCCACCCTTCCCGACGGAACCAATCAGGAATTTACCGGTTTGGCCGCGCTCAAAGTTGCTGACGGCACGCGCGTCACCATCAGCCAAGATCCCGAGGGCCAATTAACCCTCAGCACAGCGCCCACGGCAGCAGTTAACACCAGCAAAGCAAAATGGCCGCTGCCCAGCCTGTCCCAGAAAGTGATTAATCAGCGCCCTCTGGATGCCCCAACCCTCACTACCGATGACTGATGGGCTAAACACCACGGGGATCAGCACTTTGGGTAAGCATTCATCATCCCAACCAAACCTGCTGGGCATCGGCGGGGCGGTCACGATTCAAGGACTCTGTGCGCTATACCTGGTTAGCCATCTCCAGCAACCAGCGCCCTGGGATGTGCAGTTTTTAGAACTATTGCATCAACAGGCCACCCCTTGGCTCGATCGCCTCGCCCTTTGGCTCACACCGCTGGGAACCCGCTGGGGAACGTTTCCGCTGTTCATCATGGGTCTTTTGTCCCTAGCGAACCAACGGCAATGGCGTAAGTTGCTCTACTGGATGAGTGCGATTGGCGGTACAACAGTCATAGCCACTCTGCTGAAAGTGGTTTGGCACCGAGCAAGGCCCAGCCTTTGGCCCTCGCTGCTGGCCCCAGACCATTACCCTGCTGATTGGGCCTTTCCCAGCACCCACGCGGCCGCTAGCCTCTCGTTGGTTTTGGCCCTTGGCGCTTTGTATTCCAGCCAACAGCCGCTCGATCGCCCCTATGGATGGGTCTGGCGTTGGTCGATCGCGGGGCTGGGTGGTGGCTTTGTTCTGCTCATTGCCTGGACAAGGCTCTATCTCGGGGTTCACTTCCCCAGTGACATCATTGGCGGCTGGTCGATCGCCTACCTGATCACACAAGTGGCCAATCGATTGATCCTCAGCCCCACGGATCCAGTTCAGCTACCATCAACCCCTTCAAGTTTGCTTACTCGTCGTTGAGTCGTGATTCATGATCCAGGGTGATTAATGCTCAACAGCTTAATGCTCAACAGCGATCAATCATTCTGGATCATTGACTGCGAACAATGACTACGAACAGTGGCTGTGAAAAATGATTGTGAACAATTCACCAGCAGTCTGAAAATTTGCTTGCCCAGATACCATCATTAACCTGGTTTCTAGCTTCCAACTTTCTCAACTCAGCAACCAAGCACAATGGCTGAATTCCTTGGTGTGACCAAGCACCAAGAGCCGGATTCCTCCAGTTATTTTTCAGCCATTCCCTATGGATTTTCTCTAATTACTAGTCATCAGGATGGGGCGGGGTGAATATTTTTGAGTTTTCATTCTTAGTTTGGGCCGGTTCATTCGCGGCCGGCTTCTTAGGAGCCTTGACCGGTCTTGGGGGCGGCGTGGTGATTGTGCCTCTGCTCACCTCGGTTTTTGGGGTCGATATTCGCTACGCGATCGGGGCCTCCTTAATTTCTGTCATTGCCACTTCCGCCGGTTCCGCCGCAACCTATATTCGATCGGGATTTGCCAACTTACGTCTCGGGATGTTTTTAGAAGTGGCAACGACCCTTGGATCTTTCGTAGGAGCCACCTTAGCCACCGTTGTGCCCGTCAAAGCCCTGACCGTTGTGTTAGGAACCGTCCTGCTTTATTCCGCTTTTTTTGCTCAACAATCCACCCCCAAGGAAGCCGAATTAACCGAGCCAGGTTCCTTGGCTGAACGCTTGCAACTCGATAACTGCTATCCCACCCCCAACGGAGAAGGAACGATCGCCTATACCGTTCGTTCGGTTCCCACCGGTTTTAGCTTAATGGCCGTGGCCGGGCTGCTTTCAGGATTGCTCGGCATCGGTTCCGGCTCCTTGAAAGTCTTGGCGATGGATCGCGTCATGGGTTTACCGTTCAAGGTTTCCACCACCACCAGCAACTTCACGATCGGGGTCACCGCTGCCATGTCGGCCGGCGTTTATTTATCCCGAGGCTACGTGGATCCCGGCCTCTCAATGCCCGTGATGTTGGGCGTTTTGATGGGAGCCATGGTCGGTGCAAGAGTGCTGATTGGAGCCAAGCCAGAATGGTTGCGCTGGCTCTTTTCCATTGTGTTAGTGCTCCTAGCAATCAAAATGATTTATAACGGATTAATTACTTAGAAATTACGCACTTTCAGCTCATCAGCTCAATTGCAAAGTTGAGACCAAACAGAATTTTAACGCTCGTAATTCACAGCAGCCCAAGTGACAATGGAGATTGCATCAATGATGAAGGGTAAGTCTTCCGATCAGGCGATCGCCATGACTGCAGCGAATAGTCCCATTTCTCCCTTGGAATCTTCGCCAGTTGATTTAGAAACTCGAAAAAGCACCGATCACAGCCTTGAGTTAGCCGTTAGCCACGTATTGTGGTGGGGAATGATCATTGCGAGTTCGATCGTCTTTGCCGGCGGCTGCATCTATATCTTTCGCCATGGGGGTGAGCCAGCCAGCTTCCGTGTCTTTGTGGGAGAACCCCGCGAACTTTGCTCCCCTTGGGGTGCTGCGAAATCTGCCCTTTCGGGTCATGGTCGCGGCTGGATTCAAGTGGGCATTATGCTGCTAGTTGCAACACCCATTATTCGGGTTGCTCTGTCTTGGTTCACTTTTTTGCGTCGTCAAGATTGGCTTTATTTTGCAATCACTTCGATTGTTTTTGGAGGACTCATTTACAGTTTTGCGGGTGCTTATTTCCAGTAATTCCTAAGACTGGTTTTGCTGGCACTGATCTTATTTTTGCCAGTTCCCAAAGTTAGAGTCTTGCAAATTTCTAATTAATATTTAGTATTTGAAAATTTGGACTTGAAAATTTGGATTTGAAAACTTGGCATTTGGGCGGGAACACTCCATCGCGCACCCGCCGAAATGGCATATCCAGGGATTTCACGAGCAATCCCATTAGGGATCACCCTATTCAGCAATCCTCTTGAGGGCTGGTTCTCTAGGTTGCTAAGGGAAAAACACGCACCGATCGGGGCCGTGCATAGACCTGTTGCTCTCGTTCAATGTGGAGTCGGTGATAGTGATCTCGGTTCACAGAAGCCGTCAAAGATGGGCCATTCTCCAGTTTCAAATGCACCTGCACTTCCCATCCCAAATGCATGATGCGATCGACCGTCGCGGGTAAGGCCTTGTCATCCACAGGATCGGTCACAATTTCCACATCAT
This portion of the Limnothrix sp. FACHB-406 genome encodes:
- a CDS encoding SLC13 family permease encodes the protein MSIALTLGVLAITFFLFIVEWLPVDITAIGIAVLLILLGLITPEEGIAGFSNSATITVMAMFVLSAAIERTGAIQVVSEFLQQKGGKNPTRQIFVLGSIVGPITAFLNNTAVVAVFIPIVENWCRKQNISTSKLLIPLSYATVLGGTITVIGTSTNVVASGLSKQLGYGEFGLFEFAPMGLIVFVIGLCYLALAAPNLLPDRRKPGEISTVENYGLRDYFSEIIVTHQSSLIGKSLPASDFHHRYDLDVLEVIRDGITYRPVSHDWLLMAGDILLVRCNRDRLLTLKDERGLEILPDAKFSLESNERSIAEALIISNSSLIGSSLQELRFRQRYNSTVLAIRRGQDCLCERLRDVRLRFGDVLLVQGPHDSLRGLQSSPELLVVEPRELEPLKRDKAGLALAIALGTVLAAATETVPILVSALAGVVLVIATGILRPREIYRVIRWDIIFLLAGLMPLGTAMEKSGATDWLASQLTQVGGHLSGFWLLVLFYGVTTLFTEALSNNAAVLLMLPIAVKVAETLEFYTLPFMLVVMFAASNSYLTPIGYQTNTMVYGPGGYKFLDFTRVGIPLNLILTFLVPLMSIWFYGLNLSH
- a CDS encoding ParB/RepB/Spo0J family partition protein; amino-acid sequence: MSAVNPQLRPLELKELSQESSVVPLHSQAQYPTTLALSDIQLPSSQPRRYFDPIALHSLAQSIAQYGILEPLLVRPIDERRYELVAGERRYRAAQKVGLSQVPVIIRALSDREALRIALLENLQREDLNPIEETESILKLLSLELQQPAESIVLLLHRLRNQAKGKKTHNVMGNAERETIRTIFQSIGTMTWESFVSNRLPLLKLPEAILNALRQGQLSYTKALAISRVRQPNQQNHLLQEAISRDLSLSEIRKQVASLNSPETTSNLPSSLRDRWSYTYRRLQQSGALNDPLKRQRVESLMAELITIAELDESQEIE
- a CDS encoding LysR substrate-binding domain-containing protein; the protein is MSGITLDRLQIFLAVAEYLHFTRAAESLYLTQPAVSAAIQSLEDSYGLRLFHRIGRRVELTDAGRLLQAEARDILDRVALTERGLRELNEMQRGELHLGSSLTIGNYWLPRKIGEFKRRHPGIVVNCTLANTEEICTGTATGAFDLGLIEGEVLPSTQRHLEKAIVGGDRLVIVVGPSHPWFELPFVETHQLSETAWLMREPGSGTQQRFEEALLSWQVDPSSLPIALVLTTGEMVKVLVEEGVGAAAISELIVEKELQLRTMRAVPIIDPEQSSVLEIRRPFLKLRHRQRFQTKISRVFEQLLVSY
- a CDS encoding APC family permease translates to MTTELAVNRSVHGLKAECLPFGEVLGQSIAVIAPITTPAANLGLVFALAGNGTCLSFLLGTIGLIFVSININQFARRSASPGSLYTYISKGLGPTAGVICGWGLLLGYLLTGMAVLCGFANFGQIFLGSLGIHTHIITLLALGTVVAWYAAYRDIELSARTLLILEGISVLFILLLGGIVWAKTGFALDPLQLTLAGATPSGVAMGLVLVVFGFSGFESATTLGDEAQKPLSSIPKAVLGSTVLSGLFFLVMAYIGVVGFNHAGGNLAGHEEPLSFLATWAGVGFLGQAIGICALASFFACVLGSINPAARIFFTMARHGLFHSAFGEAHDTNSTPHIAVSFISVLLFLVPASMTIFGLKAFESMAYLGTMCTYGFLVTYILVSIAAPVYLYRIGKLKPIDGVIGLLGAGFMMLPILGMVGIPGSTWFPVPEAPYDAFPKLFLLYLGLGCGWFFWQRSRSPKMIRRMQHSIEAIYVRFEESEDADC
- a CDS encoding cadmium resistance transporter; amino-acid sequence: MDNLLTVIPTSVAAFAATNIDDIAILMLLFSQVNANFRHYHVVAGQYLGFSALVGASLLGFFGGMVLPHHWLGLLGLIPIGMGLGRLFDRGEDATDEELNLAIDGDGTSPHWMNLVGPQSLSVAAITIANGSDNVGIYTPLFSHSSVPELILTILVFLVLVPVWCYIAHRLTHQAQIADWLAHRGQTMVPLVLIALGIYIILDSGAMSPGLLAASCTCLVALTWRPQQLSEVPEKGDS
- a CDS encoding cadmium resistance transporter, translated to MIDQRPLAELAISAFVAGTSSFIATNIDDVVVLMVLFGRPDRLFRDRQILIGRYLGFGLIVLASLVGFWGGLLLPSWSIGLLGFLPIGIGISQLRASQSQESESSAPELDSFGSEHQALTERSPNLAFRHRVKKLRQWLPWLSPQVIQVTMITLACGADNIGIYIPLFASCNWVELSIILWVFFAGVGLLCWLTRRFSRHHMITQWISRFGHQFVPWIFIALGIGIFWESNLPQLLFSFMLP
- a CDS encoding phosphatase PAP2 family protein — encoded protein: MTDGLNTTGISTLGKHSSSQPNLLGIGGAVTIQGLCALYLVSHLQQPAPWDVQFLELLHQQATPWLDRLALWLTPLGTRWGTFPLFIMGLLSLANQRQWRKLLYWMSAIGGTTVIATLLKVVWHRARPSLWPSLLAPDHYPADWAFPSTHAAASLSLVLALGALYSSQQPLDRPYGWVWRWSIAGLGGGFVLLIAWTRLYLGVHFPSDIIGGWSIAYLITQVANRLILSPTDPVQLPSTPSSLLTRR
- a CDS encoding sulfite exporter TauE/SafE family protein yields the protein MNIFEFSFLVWAGSFAAGFLGALTGLGGGVVIVPLLTSVFGVDIRYAIGASLISVIATSAGSAATYIRSGFANLRLGMFLEVATTLGSFVGATLATVVPVKALTVVLGTVLLYSAFFAQQSTPKEAELTEPGSLAERLQLDNCYPTPNGEGTIAYTVRSVPTGFSLMAVAGLLSGLLGIGSGSLKVLAMDRVMGLPFKVSTTTSNFTIGVTAAMSAGVYLSRGYVDPGLSMPVMLGVLMGAMVGARVLIGAKPEWLRWLFSIVLVLLAIKMIYNGLIT